CGGGCGGGCCGGCATGGGCACCCGCCGGTCGGCGGCGACCTGCTGGTCGATGACGCCGATGGCGCCGGGGTGCAGGTCGAACAGGGTGGGCTCGATGTGCATGGCGATGGCGTCGTTGCCGATCAGCCGGCGGGCGCCGTCGGGCCAGGCGAGCATGGCGGCGCACTCGGCGTACCGGACGGTGAGCGGGCCGCCGGGGCCGACGTAGCTGACCCCGTCGAGGCCGACCCGCAGTTCGCCGTCGCCCTGCCGTTCCCGGTAGGCGGTGCCGGTGACGGTGTGGGTGGAGCGGGTGGGTGCCTCGACGAAGCCGGCCCAGTCGGCGGTGTGCCCCTCGGGGACCATGAGCAGCGCGCTGGCGGTGACCTCGCGGGTGACCTCGTGCAGGTCGGCGAGGGTGACGGCCTTCAGCTCGCCGCGCAGCTCGTCGACGGTGAGGCTGCGCTCGCCGGTGAGCAGGTTCAGCGCGCAGCCGGGCAACCGGTCGGCGTCCGCCTCGGCGGAGGCCAGCGAGTCCTCCCGCTTGGCCACCGCGGCGTCCAGGTCGGCCTGTTCGATCCGGCCGACCCGCAGCTTGGCCAGCACGTCGACGAAGCCGCCGAGCAGGGCGTCCTGCTTCTCCGGCAGCGCGTCGGCGAGGGCGCGGAGGGTGGCGTGGCCGTCGCCGCGCGGCTGGTAGCCGGTGTTGATGGCGTAGGAGACGCCGTCCTCCTGGCGCAGCGTGCGGTAGAGCTCGCGTTCCAGCACCCCGGCGAAGACGCTCGCGGCGGTGCGGCGCCGCACGACGGCGTCCAGCACCACGGCCCGCGAGCCGTTGACGAAGTACGCGGGCGTGTGCGGCAGCGCCGACGACGCGGCCGGCACGGGCCGGCGTACGCCGCTGGGCAGCGCCAGGCGCAGGCCGGCCGGCACCCGGTCGCCGGCGATCCACAGTACGGCGTTCTCCCGGGTGAACCACTGCGCCGCCCACCAGCGCAGGTCGTGCTCGGTGAGCGCGTTGAGCCCGAACTCGGCATAGCTGGGCAGCCCGTGGTCGCGGGCGCCGTGCCGCCACAGCGGGATGTCACCGATGGTCGAGTTGCCCCGGCTGGACCACTCGGTCCGCAGGATCTCCTTCTCCACTTCCAGCCGGGCCATCGGCAGGTCGTGGATGGTGCGGCAGACGGTGCCGAGGAAGCCGGCGACGTCCGACTCGGAGCCCTGCATGTAGAAGGAGGTGAAGGTCGGCGCGGTGGCGCCGTTGAAGTGGTGGTCGGCCAGGCCGAGCGGGGCGAGGGCCAGGTGTTCCAGCAGGTGGGTGATGCCGCTGCGGGCCAGCGTCTCGTCGGCGATGCCGACCCGGAAGGTGAGGCCGGCCCGCATCGGCCCGGCGGTGGGGGCGAGCAGCGTGGGCACGCCGTCGACGTCGAGCCGGCGGATCATCGGGGGCCACCCTTCGCGTACGCCTCGGCGCGGAACTTGTCGAGCGTGCTGGTCCCGTTGAGGTAGGACCAGGGGTATTCGCTGCCCAGGTGTCCCAGGGCGGCGAACTGGGCGGCGGCGGCGGGCCACTGGTCGAGCAGCCCGAACCAGAGGGCGAAGACGGAGCGGGTGGACACCCAGCCGGGTTCGTGCCGGAAGTGCGGGTGCAGCACGGAGCGCTGCGCGGCGGTCCAGATGTCCTGGGCGACCCGCGGGTCCCGCACGTACGCGGCCCGCTCCCCCTCGGTGTCGAAGTCGAAGTACCGCTCGAAGTGCGCGTCGGCGAGCAGGACGGCGTTCTGCGCGCCCTCGGGGGCGGCCAGCATGCGTTCCCGGGCGAAGGTGAAGACGGCGTCCCAGCTGCCGCTCCACTTGGGGCAGAGCTGCTGGAGCAGGTTGGACTGCCCGCGTAGATCGTGCGGCGCGTACCGGGCCAGCCGGTCGTAGCGGCGGCGGGTCTCGGCCTGGCCCAGTTGCAGGCCCCGCGCGGTGGTCAGTCGCTCCTGCCAGGCGAGGACGTTGCCGGGTTCGCGGGCGCAGACGTCGATGAGGATCTGTTCGGCCCGTCGCAGGTGGTCGTGGAGCTGGTCGAACTGCTCGCGGCTGACGTGTTCGGCGCGCAGGCTGGTACGGATCTTCCAGCCCTCGGCGACCAGGTGGGCGGCGAGCATGGTGGCGGCGACCGTGTCACCGGGCCGGTGGGCCAGCACCGCGCGCAGGAAGTCGCCGACCCCGTCGACGTCGTCCGCGGCGTCGGCCAGGAGCGACCGGCCGGCCCAGTCGCGGGGGTCGAGCAGCTGCCGTACCCGGGTCCAGTCCCGCGCGGCGAGCGCGGCGCGCATGTCGTCGACCTCGGGGAACGCGGCGGCCGGGTCGAAGTCGATCGCCGGGAGGGGTACGGGCATGGCGGCGATCATAAGTGATCAACAGTGGGGTGCGGGTCCCCCGTCCAGCCGGTACGCCACCCTCCCTAGCTGGACCGCAGCGCCGCCAGGACGGCGCCGGCGGTGCGCCAGCCGCTGGCGAGCGCCCCCTGGATCGACGGACTGTCGCGGTGGTCACCGGCGACGAAGAGCCCGTCGCCGAGCGCGACCGGTTTGCGCAGCCGTCCCTGCGGGGGCGGGGCGGCGGGCAGCGCGTCCGGGATCGTCACGGTGGTCAGGTGGGTCCAGTCCGCGGTGGACCGTCCGTAGAGGCGGGCCAGCTCGCGGCGGACGGCCGGCTCGGGCGGGGCCTGGGGTCCGACCGCGGAGGTGGCCACCAGGTGCCGCCCGGCCGGCGCGTACGTCGGCGCGGCGTTGCTGAGCACGACGGTGTTGGCGACGACTTCCCGCCGGTCGCCGTCGACCAGCAGGATCGGCTCGGCCAGCGGCGGGGTGTCGGTGGCGTGGTACCAGGTCGTGTAGCTGTGCATGCGTACCCGGGAGAGCCGGGGCAGCAGGTCGGCCGCGGCCGGCGGGTCGACGGCGACCACGACGGCCCGGCAGGCGAGGTCGCCGGCCTGGGTGCGGACCCGGCCCGGCGCGACCTCGGCGACCGGGGTGTCCAGGTCGATCAGGTCGGCGGGCAGCGGGGCGGCGACGGCCGCCGGCAGCGCGGCCATGCCCTGTGCGGGCAGGCCGATCCGGCCCCGGGCGAAGGAGCGCAGCACCATCGCCAGCACGTGGCTGGAGGTCTCCAGCTCGCGGTCGATGAAGACGCCGGAGAGGAACGGGCGCAGCAGCTCCTCGATGATGGCGTCGGAGAGGCCGGCCCGGCGCAGCGCGGCCTCGCTGGTGGTCTCCTTCGCGTCGAGCAGCCGGCCGACGGGCAGGTGGCGCAGCCGGTGGCGAGCGCGGCGAAGCGCAGCCGGTCGGCCAGCGAGCCGACCCGGGCGGCGGCGGTGCGGGGCGCGCCGGCCGGTTCGCGCAGCGGGTTGACCAGCCGGTCGAGCCGGTCGCCGCGGCGGACCAGCACGCCGGAGGTGAAGAAACCCAGGTCGAGGATGTCCAGGTCGAGCAGGGTGCCGAGCCGGGGGTAGGCGGTGTTGAGCACCTGGAAGCCGCGGTCCAGCAGATAGCCGTCGACCTGGTCGGTGGCGACCCGGCCGCCGAGCCGGTCGCCGGCCTCCAGCAGCCGCCAGGGCACGCCGGCGCGGTGCAGCCGGCGGGCGGCGGCGAGGCCGGCCAGGCCGCCGCCGACGATCACCACGTCGGTCTCAGCGAGCACGGTCGGCCTCCGCGCCGGTCCGGTCCCCGTCGCGGGTCGTCCGGGACAGCCGGCTGGGCCACCACACCTTCGGCCCGATGTCGTACGCCAGGGCGGGCACCAGCAGCGACCGGACGATGATCGTGTCGAGCAGCACCCCGACGGCGACCGCCACGCCCAGCTCGACCAGCACCACCAGCGGCAGTACGGCGAGCGCGGAGAAGGTCGCGGCGAGCACGATGCCGGCGGAGGTGATGACCCCGCCGGTGACGGCGAGTCCGGCGAGCACCCCGGCCCGGGTGCCGCGTTTCACCGATTCCTCGCGCACCCGGCTCATCAGGAAGATGTTGTAGTCGATGCCGAGGGCGACCAGGAAGACGAAGGCGAAGAGCGGGAACGACTGGTCGACGCCGGGGAAGTCCAGCAGGTACTTGAAGATCAGCGCGCAGAGGCCGAGCGTGGCCAGGAACGACAGCACCACGGTGGCGATGAGCAGCAGCGGGGCGAGCAGGGCACGCAGCAGCAGCGCCAGGATGACCGCGATGACCAGCAGCACCACCGGGATGATGACGTTGCGGTCCCGGGTGGAGGCGTCGGCGGTGTCCACGTTGATCGCGCTGAACCCGCCGACCACCGACTCGGAGCCGGGCACCTTGTGCACGGCCTCACGCAGGTCACGGATGGTCCGTTCGGCGCCGTTGCTGTCGGGCGGGTCGGCGAGCGTGGCCTGCAGCTGCACCCGCCCGTCGACCACCTTGGGCGGGGCGTTGGGGTCGGGCGGACCGGCCTGGCCCTGCTGCGGGGTGAGCGGACGGACGGAGGAGACGCCGGGCACCTGCTGAGCCACCTGGGCGACCTGCCGGGCGGTCTGCTCGGTGGTGAAGATGGTGGCCGGGCTGCCGGTGCCGGCCGGGTAGTGCCGGGCGATCGCCTCCTGGCCGGCCACCGAGTCGGTGCGGTTGGTGAACAGGTCGGACTGGCCGAGGGTGGTGGCGCCGAGCTGGGTGACGCCGATGGCGAGGGCGGCCAGCCCGACGGCGGTGACCAGCCACACGGTCCGGGCCCGCCGGGCGACGAAGGCGGCGATCCGGCTCCAGATGCCGTGCTCGGTCTGCGGGTCGGCCTCGTCGTGGCGGGGCCGGCGCGGCCAGAACGCCCACCGTCCGCCGAGGACCAGCAGGGCGGGCAGGAAGGTGAGCATCACCAGCAGCGTGGCGGCGATGCCGACGGCGGCGACCGGGCCGAGCGCCCGGTTGGAGTTGAGGCTGGACAGCAGCAGGCAGAGCAGGCTGACGATGACGGTGGCACCGGAGGCGACGATGGCCGGCGCGGCGCCCTTCCAGGCGGTCCGCATGGCGTCCCAGGGGCGTTCGTGCCGGTGCAGTTCCTCCCGGTAACGGGCGATCAGCAGCAGCGCGTAGTCGGTGCCGGCGCCGAAGACCAGCACGGTGAGGATGCCCTGCGCCTGCCCGTTGAGCTTGATCACGTCGTTCTTCGCCAGGAAGTAGACGAAGACCGACGCCAGCGAGTAGGACATGCCGGCGGCGAGCAGCGGGAACACCCAGAGCACCGGGCTGCGGTAGACGATCAGCAGGATGATCAGCACCACGACCAGGGTGACCAGCAGCAGCGGGCCGTCGATGGCGGTGAAGACCTCGATCAGGTCGGCGAGCAGCCCGGCCGGTCCGGCCACGTCCACGGTGAGTCCGTCGCGGTCGCTGCCGGCGATCTCGCGGAGCCGGTCGACGACCTGTCGGATCTGTTCGCCCTCCGCGCTGTCGATCGGGACGACGACCTGCACGGCCTGCCGGTCCTGGCTGACGATCGGCGGCGACAGCGGGGTGACCACCCCGGGCACCTGGGCGAACCGGGCGGCGTCGGCCTGCACCCGCTGCTGGTCGGCGGGCGTGATGCCGGAGCGGCGCTCGTAGACGACGAGGGCGGGGGTGGTCTCCTTCTCCACGAAGCCGGCGGAGAGGTTCTGCGCGCGGGTGGCCTCGGCGTCGGCGGGCAGGAAGGAGGCGTTGTCGTTGGTGGCGACGTCGCCCAACTTGCCCGAGTACGGTCCCGCGATGCCGCCCACGATCAGCCAGCCCAGCACGATCGCCACCGCGATCAGCGTGGCAGTCCAGCGGCCCCGTCCTCCGGCCATCTTCACCCACCCCTGAGAAATCGACGCACCAATCGACGCAGCGGGAAGTCTAGGTCGACATCGACCATCCTGCCGGGCGAGGGGACACTCCGGGCGGAAAACGGCCGGCGAGGACGGACGGGCACAACGAGAAGCGCCCGCCGGCAGGGGCCGACGGGCGCGCTGTGGAGCTGAGCTCCCCCGATTGGACTCGAACCAATAACCTGCCGGTTAACAGCCGGCTGCTCTGCCAATTGAGCTACAGGGGATCGTGCACCGCCCCGACCGGCGGATCTCTCCGCGCCGTGGCGACGGGACAAGAGTACAGGACGGTGGGGGGTGGCGCGCCAGGGGGTTACCGCATCGCCGACCGGTCTGTTCCGTCCCCCGATTACGGACAATTCGTCATCTCGGCGCAGGGAGGCATGAGCGCGGAGCAGGATGGGTAGTTAGCCGTCGACAGAGAACGTAGGCGCGAGTAGGCCGCTCCCGATCGGGAACGGCAGCGCGTCAGGTACGAGAGGAGCCGCCATGCGCGGAAAGATCATGTTTCTTGGCGGGCTGGCTGCGGGATTCGTCCTGGGCGCCCGTGCCGGTCGGGAGAAGTACGAGGAGCTGGTGGTCCGGGGCCGCAAGGTGCTCGACCACCCGACCGTCCAGGAGGCGGCGGGGGTCGCGCAGGCCCAGGCCAACCGGCTCTACAGCGAGGGCAAGGACAAGCTGGGCCAGACCAAGCTCGGCGAGAAGCTGAACACCGGCAACGGCAGCCGGGAGCTGACCGAGGCCGACAAGCCCTTCGCCGGCACCCCGGCCACCGTAGGCGCCAAGGCCGGCTCGTCCAGCACGGGCTCGACCGCTTCGACCACCGGCTCGTCGGCGACGACGACCCCGCGGCCGAAGCCGTCCGGCACGGGCACCAACAACAGCACGCTCTGATCCGTACGACCGAGCGGGCCGGCACCTCCGGGTGACCGGCCCGCTGTCGTGTGCCCTGCCGACCGCGACGTGCCTCAGGCGTCGCGGCGGGAGAGCAGCACGGTGGCGGTGCCCAGGAGCAGCACCAGCCAGCCGACGAAGACGGCCAGACCCGCGCCCGGGGAGAGCAGGTCCGGGCTGGACGAGATCGACATGAACGCCTGCCCGGCGTTCGACGGCAGGTACGGCGAGATGGTGTCCGACCAGCTCTCCGGCAGCAGCGACACCACCCCGGGAATCACCAGCAGCAGCGCCACCACGCTGGTCAGCGCGCCGGCCGTGTTGCGCAGCAGCGCGCCCAGCGCCATCCCGAGCACGCCGACCCCGGTCAGGTAACCGGCGGTGCCGAGCACCGCGCGCAGCACCCCGTCGTCGCCGAGGGAGATGCCCTTGTCGCCGAGGACGGCCTGCCCGCCGAGGAAGGTCAGCAGCACGGTCGGCACCAGCACGGCCAGCGAGACGCCGGCCAGCACGGCCACCTTGCCGGCGAGCACCGGCCAGCGCCTCGGCACGGCGGCCAGCGAGGAGCGGATCATGCCGGTGGAGTACTCCCCCGCCACCAGCAGGACGCCGAGCGTGCCGATGAGCAACTGGGCCAGGTTGACCCCGCCGAGGCTGGCGCCGAGCGGGTCCAGCGAGGACGGGCCGCCGGGCGGTGCCGGGGTGCCCGGCTCGATGGTGGCGTCGGACAGGAACGCCGAGAAGCCGAGCCCCAGGGCGACGAAGACGACCACCGTGGCGGCCAGCATGATCAACGACGAGCGGAGCGAACGGAACTTGATCCACTCGGCGCGCGTCACCCGCCACCAGGTGACCCGCGCGTCGGCGGGAACGGTGGTGGCGGGAACGGTGCTGGCGGTCATCGGGTGCTCCTTCCGGCGGGTACGGGCCCGGCGAGGTCACCGGAGTATTCGACGGCGTCCCGCGTCATGGTCATGAACGCCTCCTCCAGGGAGGCCTCGGTGGCGGTCAGCTCGTGCAGGGTGAGACCGGCCCCGGCGGCCCGGTCGCCGATCTGCTCGCGGCTCAGCCCGGTCACCTCCAGCAGGCCCGGCTCGCTTGAGGTGACCGTCACGTCCGCGCCGACCAGCAGCTCACGCAGCGTCCCGGCCTGCGGCGAGCGGACCCGGACGCCTGTCCGGGACGCCTGCCGGGTGAACTCGGCCAGGGAGACGTCGGCGATCAGCCGGCCCCGACCGACCACGATCAGGTGCTCGGCGGTCTGCGCCATCTCGCTCATCAGGTGCGACGAGACGAAGACCGTCCGCCCCTCGGCGGCGAGCCCGCGCAGCAGCCCTCGGATCCACCGGATGCCGTCCGGGTCGAGGCCGTTGACCGGCTCGTCGAGCATCACCACCGTCGGGTCGCCGAGCAGCGCGGCGGCGATGCCGAGCCGCTGACCCATGCCGAGGGAGAAGCCACCGGCCCGCTTGCCGGCCACCTCGTGCAGGCCGACCAGGTCGATCACCTCGTCGACCCGGCGGCGGCCGATGCCGTGGGTGGCCGCCATGGCGAGCAGGTGGTTACGGGCCGACCGACCGGTGTGCACCGCCTTCGCCTCCAGCAGCGCGCCGATCTCGCGCAGCGGGGCCGGGTGGTCGGCGTACCGGCGGCCGTTGACGGTCACCGTGCCGGAGGTCGGGGCGTCCAGGCCGAGGACCATCCGCATGGTGGTGGACTTGCCGGCGCCGTTCGGGCCCAGGAAGCCGGTGACGATCCCCGGCCTCACCCGGAAGGTCAGGTCGTCGACGGCGAGCCGGTCGCCGTAGCGCTTGCTCAGGTGCGTCACGTCAATCATGGGCCCAACGGTGGCCCGCGTAGCCGGCCCGCCGCGTCGGCCGGTCGCGGACACCTGCGCGTACCGCGCCCGCGGTACGCGCACGCCCCCGCTACCGCAGCCGTCGCGGCCGGCCCACCCGCCGGTCCGCGCCGAGCGGCCGGGTCAGCGCGCCGGGGGCTCGCCGACCCGGA
The Micromonospora sp. R77 DNA segment above includes these coding regions:
- a CDS encoding MMPL family transporter; the encoded protein is MAGGRGRWTATLIAVAIVLGWLIVGGIAGPYSGKLGDVATNDNASFLPADAEATRAQNLSAGFVEKETTPALVVYERRSGITPADQQRVQADAARFAQVPGVVTPLSPPIVSQDRQAVQVVVPIDSAEGEQIRQVVDRLREIAGSDRDGLTVDVAGPAGLLADLIEVFTAIDGPLLLVTLVVVLIILLIVYRSPVLWVFPLLAAGMSYSLASVFVYFLAKNDVIKLNGQAQGILTVLVFGAGTDYALLLIARYREELHRHERPWDAMRTAWKGAAPAIVASGATVIVSLLCLLLSSLNSNRALGPVAAVGIAATLLVMLTFLPALLVLGGRWAFWPRRPRHDEADPQTEHGIWSRIAAFVARRARTVWLVTAVGLAALAIGVTQLGATTLGQSDLFTNRTDSVAGQEAIARHYPAGTGSPATIFTTEQTARQVAQVAQQVPGVSSVRPLTPQQGQAGPPDPNAPPKVVDGRVQLQATLADPPDSNGAERTIRDLREAVHKVPGSESVVGGFSAINVDTADASTRDRNVIIPVVLLVIAVILALLLRALLAPLLLIATVVLSFLATLGLCALIFKYLLDFPGVDQSFPLFAFVFLVALGIDYNIFLMSRVREESVKRGTRAGVLAGLAVTGGVITSAGIVLAATFSALAVLPLVVLVELGVAVAVGVLLDTIIVRSLLVPALAYDIGPKVWWPSRLSRTTRDGDRTGAEADRAR
- a CDS encoding ABC transporter permease, which codes for MTASTVPATTVPADARVTWWRVTRAEWIKFRSLRSSLIMLAATVVVFVALGLGFSAFLSDATIEPGTPAPPGGPSSLDPLGASLGGVNLAQLLIGTLGVLLVAGEYSTGMIRSSLAAVPRRWPVLAGKVAVLAGVSLAVLVPTVLLTFLGGQAVLGDKGISLGDDGVLRAVLGTAGYLTGVGVLGMALGALLRNTAGALTSVVALLLVIPGVVSLLPESWSDTISPYLPSNAGQAFMSISSSPDLLSPGAGLAVFVGWLVLLLGTATVLLSRRDA
- a CDS encoding ATP-binding cassette domain-containing protein — protein: MIDVTHLSKRYGDRLAVDDLTFRVRPGIVTGFLGPNGAGKSTTMRMVLGLDAPTSGTVTVNGRRYADHPAPLREIGALLEAKAVHTGRSARNHLLAMAATHGIGRRRVDEVIDLVGLHEVAGKRAGGFSLGMGQRLGIAAALLGDPTVVMLDEPVNGLDPDGIRWIRGLLRGLAAEGRTVFVSSHLMSEMAQTAEHLIVVGRGRLIADVSLAEFTRQASRTGVRVRSPQAGTLRELLVGADVTVTSSEPGLLEVTGLSREQIGDRAAGAGLTLHELTATEASLEEAFMTMTRDAVEYSGDLAGPVPAGRSTR